One window of the Babesia microti strain RI chromosome IV, complete genome genome contains the following:
- a CDS encoding hypothetical protein (overlaps_old_locusTagID:BBM_III06205), with product MIHHKTLIIALIIKFKYYTTGVNGQQSHTSERLFIQRITPEITEDSKFFPQYLVDYTYSGYELYPWSQESIYDRNIFSYSTDILPKDVLKLLNTSECSHFIVTIGGGHWDYDRFSNSPIEIVPNGATLMANLPSNFVQQAWPMLTHGLWGLTGVSFNMSKSPIVLANKPFVGKNKSVLDDLKLRLDQVYNWVDDTNEENYYLDTRENPRQASKLETMEDLLYKISRRERALYFDNLTQENLCTDNLYNLERLLPCGFRKGFAMIFSDLHHIISSEYKGVKLSASLHNGRYYYSLNIHYVTIGEELDNLKLLDNCINKCHCMNESQLFIRSSQADIAGGSNMGDGSYIYIPKVVDLKVALKTAKPIDGRGVTVTYEELDAPGVNRRTSSTLLITIRNPTDKVVKIASITVLPKWIIPLGHTLTIKTDNNLLCVAEDCFHTLGIESQWIVNNQLTPDTRSNILFVTKLSANSRLYISFQILKTLLGYYSMGLGELRGQILPGTVLFYQDQLSVWPESYRNYLSKLSALASIGLTDTHVDMTQQEQVPFRSLLDEMIDNSWGFAHNTKCLVSNPLMIKILLSDNTVSYNAMVIIGIAIGMLFAFVYKSTIEDVDKITFTSTSSVVGAPMGKKID from the exons ATGATACACCATAAAACACTCATTATCGCACTcataatcaaatttaaatattatacaacCGGTGTGAATGGACAACAGTCGCACACATCTGAGCGCCTTTTTATACAACGTATCACGCCTGAAATTACCGAAGATTCCAAGTTTTTTCCACAATATCTAGTGGATTATACTTATAGTGGATACGAATTGTATCCATGGTCACAAGAGAGCATTTATGATCGCAACATATTTTCCTACTCGACAGATATATTACCGAAAGATGTgttgaaattgttgaatacTTCAGAATGTAGCCACTTCATAGTTACCATTGGCGGTGGACATTGGGACTACGATAGATTTTCCAATTCCCCTATTGAAATTGTGCCAAATGGAGCTACTTTGATGGCCAACTTGCCCAGTAATTTTGTGCAACAAGCTTGGCCTATGTTAACCCATGGACTTTGGGGTCTCACCGGTGTCTCATTCAACATGTCAAAATCACCCATAGTTCTTGCAAATAAGCCATTCGTTGGTAAAAACAAATCTGTATTGGATGATTTGAAGTTACGCTTGGATCAGGTGTACAATTGGGTTGATGATACGAATGAAGAGAATTACTATTTGGACACTAGGGAGAATCCCAGACAAGCTTCGAAATTAGAAACAATGGAAGATTTGTTGTACAAGATTAGTAGACGGGAGAGGGCGTTgtattttgacaatttgacACAGGAAAATTTGTGCACTGacaatttatacaatttggaaAGGTTGCTTCCCTGCGGGTTTAGGAAAGGATTTGCCATGATTTTTAGCGATTTACACCATATAATTAGTTCAGAATACAAAGGTGTAAAACTGTCGGCATCACTTCATAACGGCCGCTATTATTATTCATTGAACATACACTATGTAACTATTGGCGAGGAATTAGATAATCTAAAATTGCTGGATAACTGTATTAACAAATGCCATTGTATGAATGAATCACAATTATTCATTAGATCCAGTCAAGCTGATATAGCTGGCGGATCTAACATGGGCGATGGttcatatatttacattccTAAAGTTGTAG ACCTAAAAGTTGCGTTAAAAACTGCTAAGCCAATAGATGGGCGCGGAGTCACGGTTACATACGAGGAATTAGATGCACCGGGTGTAAATCGCAGAACCAGCTCAACTCTACTAATTACAATCAGAAACCCTACGGATAAAGTCGTAAAAATTGCTTCCATCACTGTTCTGCCCAAATGGATAATCCCACTTGGTCACACACTAACAATCAAAACTGATAATAATCTGTTATGCGTTGCTGAAGATTGTTTCCATACGTTGGGTATAGAATCTCAATGGATTGTAAATAACCAATTAACCCCGGACACTAGATCTAACATCCTGTTCGTCACCAAACTATCTGCTAATTCaagattatatatatcattcCAGATACTTAAGACACTGTTAGGTTATTATTCCATGGGTCTTGGAGAGTTGAGAGGACAGATTTTGCCTGGGACAGTCCTCTTCTACCAG GATCAGTTAAGTGTTTGGCCAGAATCTTATCGCAATTACTTATCCAAGCTTTCGGCATTAGCATCAATAGGACTCACTGATACCCATGTGGATATGACTCAGCAGGAACAAGTACCATTCAGATCTCTGCTAGACGAAATGATTGACAATTCTTGGGGGTTTGCCCATAATACCAAGTGCCTGGTGTCCAATccattaatgataaaaatattgcTCTCCGATAATACGGTATCTTACAATGCAATGGTTATCATTGGCATTGCTATTGGGATGTTATTTGCCTTTGTTTACAAGTCTACAATTGAAGATGTGGACAAGATTACATTCACAAGCACTAGTTCTGTTGTTGGTGCGCCTATGGGGAAAAAGATAGACTGA
- a CDS encoding DNA-directed RNA polymerase III subunit C1 (overlaps_old_locusTagID:BBM_III06210) encodes MRKFVPIETPLVTIDSVGFSVMSNCDIAKQSEIPINNREIYYYLSNKPFPYGVLDLRLGTNRNDQKCKTCNLGLTECLGHWGYIDLHLPVFHIGFFKYTIQILSCICKKCSYLLISEDNMKRFKDQALITTDPLAKKILFKRLVAECRKVIKCPRCNSTQGSLKRIVKPTLDQFMKIRHTVKQKQGGKMQTVEEDLDPLYVKSLFKSINPAHLLVLNIDKPENLIISSIPVPPSCIRPSVTLDEHGSTEDDLTCILSDIVDLNNLIKSQCKNGFQTNQFIGNWQFMQLQCTRYINSESPAVSQLLATKNITKSSRGICQRLKGKEGRFRGNLSGKRVDFSARTVISPDPNVGIDQVVVPKYIAQRLTYPERVNTTNINILKRAVLNGPDSWPGACYVNKLDGSKCNLRYANPKNVSERLAVGDIVERHIWDGDIVLFNRQPSLHRMSIMAHRAIVMQGSTLRFNECVCSPYNADFDGDEMNLHFPQTEEARAEAFHLMGVLNNLTSPKNGEPLVAAVQDFLSASYLLTSKDYFLDKKKIFNLCCSFCDGIEHIDVPPPAIIYPIQLWTGKQVFSLLLSPNRKDRTYINLELKEREFKPYKSNTSVYGNSDVMSPSDGYVVVSNSELMCGSVGKNTLGPGKSGLIFHLLRNQGSKSTSKFLSRISKLTCRWLCEYGLSIGIDDVIPSHELILEKGVVLNNGYKKVDHEIEKYNRGEIQAKFGCSAQETLELIIKGELDDLRNQAGKVCYEHLPPQNKPLIMFNSGAKGSLINIAQMIACVGQQNVSGQRIQNGFVNRSLPHFEMDSLEPKSRGFVANSFFTGLDPQEFFFHTMSGREGLIDTAVKTAETGYMQRRLMKALEDLSVCYDHTVRTSDGQVVQFLYGDDGISPCSLGVFHMEDTLKMLQARSNSKQFGDYKGPILPPSEPPTLDLEALRAMKLPKFLQERLESLQYLKSDEYAYEMISNQLKCYLVIHRMGHKINVPLFPFEISRWTRFIYSLVKGFIPAKLSQHLNINSTGDCDMSKDSVSAVFRDFESDSLHWIERKAEEIAEYRQLEGAEPGRSEFTEWPSRNVIQKVCYQLDGNKRKRITYNMPVNKKYVITLRHLYNLCISCWRDYKNAIAEPGDAVGALGAQSIGEPGTQMTLKTFHFAGVASMNVTLGVPRIKEIINATANIQTPIIEVPLVSSKFEAALINKYRIEKTTIGNICKKFEDIYSPHGSFIILTIDQGICADLGLCISANHVKEVIVGYSSINKIRLDKNSIYVLDNDRLAILVPHTNCGLYMFQKQSLIDGLMSLVLSGEKFVKRGVIKKEGGEYHLAVEGYGLLNIMGIPGVVGTKVKSNHVIEVAKVLGIEAARSVIISEICKCMDAYSIEIDYRHMCLLGDVMTFRGEVLGINRFGIQKMRTSTLMLASFEETNEHLFEAAVHNRRDPICGVSECIITGKPIKLGTGSFDLLLY; translated from the exons ATGAGAAAGTTTGTCCCAATAGAAACGCCACTAGTCACAATCGACAGCGTCGGATTCAGCGTCATGAGCAATTGTGACATAGCAAAGCAATCTGAAATACCAATTAATAATCGtgaaatatattactaTTTGTCTAACAAGCCTTTTCCATATGGAGTTCTTGATCTCAGACTCG GTACCAACCGCAATGatcaaaaatgtaaaaCCTGTAACCTAGGATTGACTGAATGTCTTGGGCATTGGGGGTATATTGACCTTCATTTGCCCGTATTCCATATTGGATTCTTTAAGTACACTATCCAAATTCTCTCCTGTATATGCAAAAAATGTTCATATCTTCTAATTTCCGAAGATAACATGAAGAGGTTTAAGGATCAGGCATTAATAACCA CTGACCCATTGGCTAAGAagatattgtttaaaagATTAGTAGCAGAGTGTAGAAAGGTTATTAAATGTCCCAGATGTAATTCCACGCAGGGTTCGTTAAAAAGAATTGTTAAACCCACTTTGGATCAGTTTATGAAGATTAGGCATACAGTTAAGCAGAAACAAGGAGGGAAAATGCAG acaGTGGAGGAGGACCTGGATCCACTATACGTTAAATCATTGTTCAAATCGATCAATCCAGCGCACTTACTGGTACTAAACATTGATAAACCTGAGAATCTCATTATATCATCCATACCAGTACCACCa aGTTGTATTCGCCCTTCCGTGACTTTGGATGAACATGGATCTACAGAAGATGATCTCACTTGTATTCTGTCTGACATTGTGGATTTGAACAATCTAATAAAGAGTCAGTGTAAAAACGGGTTTCAAACTAACCAATTTATTGGAAACTGGCAATTTATGCAATTGCAATGTACtagatatattaattctGAATCCCCAGCTGTATCTCAGTTGTTGGctaccaaaaatattactaaaTCTAGCAGGGGAATTTGTCAGCGCCTCAAAG GCAAAGAAGGACGCTTCAGAGGCAATCTTTCTGGTAAAAGGGTTGACTTTTCCGCCCGTACAGTGATATCTCCTGATCCAAACGTGGGTATTGATCAAGTAGTGGTGCCCAAGTATATTGCACAAAGGTTAACCTATCCTGAACGGGTAAATAcaacaaatatcaatatcttGAAGCGTGCAGTGCTAAATGGACCCGATTCTTGGCCAGGGGCCTGTTATGTTAACAAACTTGATGGTTCCAAATGTAATTTGAGATATGCAAATCCGAAGAATGTATCAGAGAGATTAGCCGTGGGTGATATCGTTGAACGGCACATATGGGATGGAGATATAGTGCTATTTAATAGGCAACCTTCATTGCATCGAATGTCCATAATGGCCCACAGGGCTATCGTAATGCAAGGTTCTACTTTAAGATTTAATGAGTGTGTTTGTTCACCATATAACGCCGACTTTGACGGCGACGAAATGAATCTCCATTTCCCACAAACAGAGGAAGCTCGCGCTGAGGCATTTCATTTAATGGGtgtactaaataatttgaccAGTCCTAAAAATGGCGAGCCCTTAGTGGCTGCAGTGCAAGATTTCCTTAGTGCTTCCTATCTGCTAACCAGCAAGGACTATTTTTTGGACAAGaagaaaattttcaacTTATGTTGCAGCTTTTGTGACGGCATAGAGCATATTGACGTTCCGCCTCCAGCAATTATATACCCGATACAATTGTGGACTGGCAAACAAGTATTTAGTCTACTGCTTTCACCTAACAGGAAAGATAGGACTTACATTAATTTGGAACTTAAAGAACGCGAATTTAAACCATATAAATCAAACACTAGCGTTTACGGTAATAGTGATGTTATGTCTCCAAGTGATGGATATGTTGTGGTATCTAATTCTGAATTGATGTGTGGTTCGGTTGGGAAGAATACTTTAGGTCCCGGTAAATCTGGACTtatatttcatttgttaCGGAATCAAGGCTCTAAATCTACTAGTAAATTCTTATCAAGAATCTCCAAGTTAACTTGTAGATGGTTATGTGAATACGGTTTATCAATAGGAATAGATGATGTTATTCCCTCACATGAGCTTATTTTGGAGAAAGGG GTTGTATTGAATAACGGGTATAAAAAAGTAGATCATGAGATTGAAAAGTACAATCGCGGAGAAATCCAGGCAAAGTTTGGCTGTTCAGCCCAAGAAACCCTTGAGCTAATTATAAAGGGGGAGCTGGACGATTTACGTAATCAGGCCGGTAAAGTATGTTATGAACACTTACCTCCCCAAAATAAACCGCTAATCATGTTTAATTCCGGTGCCAAGGGGTCACTAATTAATATCGCACAAATGATCGCATGTGTGGGCCAGCAAAATGTATCAG GACAAAGGATACAAAATGGATTTGTCAACCGTTCATTGCCACACTTTGAAATGGATTCTTTGGAGCCCAAATCTAGGGGTTTTGTCGCTAATTCATTCTTCACGGGACTAGATCCACAGGAATTTTTCTTCCACACTATGAGTGGAAGGGAGGGGCTTATTGATACTGCTGTCAAGACTGCAGAGACTGGGTACATGCAGAGGAGGCTTATGAAG GCGCTGGAAGACTTGAGTGTGTGTTATGACCACACTGTACGAACCAGTGATGGACAAGTTGTACAGTTCTTATATGGAGATGATGGGATCAGCCCTTGCAGTTTAGGCGTGTTTCATATGGAAGATACACTGAAAATGTTACAGGCACGATCAAATTCTAAACAATTTGGGGATTATAAAGGTCCAATTTTACCGCCATCAGAGCCACCGACATTAGATTTAGAGGCATTACGTGCTATGAAATTGCCCAAATTCCTACAGGAAAGGCTGGAATCTCTGCAATATTTAAAGAGTGATGAGTATGCTTATGAAATGATTTCTAACCAACTCAAATGCTATCTTGTGATCCACCGTATGGGccataaaattaatgtgCCTTTGTTCCCATTTGAGATAAGCCGATGGACCAGATTCATATATAGCTTAGTTAAGGGATTTATCCCTGCCAAACTGTCACAGCACTTGAACATTAACAGCACAGGTGATTGCGATATGAGCAAAGACAGTGTAAGTGCAGTGTTTAGGGATTTTGAAAGTGATTCATTGCATTGGATTGAGAGAAAGGCAGAGGAAATTGCAGAATATCGGCAACTTGAAGGGGCAGAGCCTGGAAGAAGCGAATTCACCGAATGGCCCAGTCGAAATGTGATACAGAAAGTATGTTATCAGCTAGACGGGAATAAGAGGAAGCGGATAACATACAACATGCCAGTTAACAAGAAATATGTTATTACTCTAAGGCACCTATACAACTTGTGCATATCTTGTTGGAGGGATTACAAGAACGCCATAGCGGAACCGGGGGATGCGGTAGGGGCGCTAGGTGCCCAGTCAATTGGTGAACCTGGAACTCAAATGACTTTGAAGACGTTTCATTTTGCAG GCGTGGCATCTATGAATGTAACTTTGGGTGTGCCCAGAATAAAGGAGATAATAAACGCCACGGCCAATATTCAAACGCCTATTATAGAAGTGCCCCTAGTGAGCTCAAAATTTGAGGCTGCCCTAATAAATAAGTATAGGATTGAAAAGACAACAATAGGAAATATTTGTAAGAAGTTTGAGGATATTTATTCTCCTCATGGTTCATTTATCATTCTCACAATTGATCAGGGTATTTGTGCTGACTTGGGATTGTGTATCAGTGCGAATCAC GTAAAAGAAGTTATTGTTGGTTATAGTTCCATAAATAAGATCAGATTAGACAAGAACAGTATCTATGTGCTTGACAATGATCGACTGGCAATCCTAGTGCCTCATACAAATTGTGGTTTATACATGTTCCAAAAGCAGTCCCTAATAGACG GATTGATGTCACTAGTACTGTCAGGGGAGAAGTTTGTCAAACGGGGCGTGATTAAAAAGGAAGGGGGCGAATACCACTTGGCTGTCGAGGGTTATGGATTGCTCAACATCATGGGCATCCCAGGTGTTGTTGGCACTAAGGTCAAGTCAAATCATGTCATTGAAGTGGCCAAAGTGTTGGGAATTGAGGCCGCTAGGAGTGTCATTATCAGCGAAATCTGCAAATGTATGGATGCTTATTCTATAGAAATTGACTACAGGCACATGTGTTTATTGGGCGACGTAATGACGTTTAGAGGTGAGGTGCTTGGAATCAATCGCTTTGGGATACAAAAAATGAGAACTTCCACCCTAATGTTGGCTAGTTTTGAGGAAACCAACGAACATCTCTTTGAGGCTGCCGTTCACAATCGTAGGGATCCCATTTGTGGAGTTAGCGAATGTATTATCACGGGCAAACCTATCAAACTAGGTACTGGATCCTTTGATTTACTACTTTACTGA